One genomic segment of Brevibacillus laterosporus LMG 15441 includes these proteins:
- the codY gene encoding GTP-sensing pleiotropic transcriptional regulator CodY: protein MNLLEKTRRINAMLQKTMGGNGVSYQDIAKLLSDIINSNMYIITADGQILGSGFAQEISIQETGRFTSFLPENYKEKLLEIHFSVANEAVHSNYSMVPAEWKNLFPQMMTTIVPINAGGSRLGTLVLTRAFGAFETDDLILAEIGATVVGMKIVRQRTEQIENEVRDKTFAKIALSSLSYSEQIAIEKIMEQLDAKEGLLVASQLADQAGLTRSVIVNALRKLASAGVLESRSLGMKGTYIKVLNDKFHSELEKWKTS from the coding sequence ATGAATTTGTTAGAAAAAACGAGACGAATAAATGCGATGCTTCAAAAGACGATGGGTGGAAACGGGGTATCATATCAGGATATTGCTAAATTGCTCTCTGATATCATCAATTCCAATATGTATATCATCACGGCAGATGGTCAGATTTTAGGAAGTGGTTTTGCACAAGAGATTTCGATTCAGGAAACAGGTCGTTTTACGAGCTTTTTACCTGAAAACTATAAGGAAAAATTATTAGAGATTCATTTCTCAGTAGCTAACGAGGCAGTTCACAGTAACTACAGCATGGTTCCTGCTGAGTGGAAAAATCTGTTCCCTCAAATGATGACCACCATCGTACCGATTAATGCAGGTGGCAGTCGATTAGGAACATTAGTATTAACTCGTGCATTTGGTGCTTTTGAGACGGACGATCTCATCCTAGCTGAGATTGGTGCAACTGTAGTTGGAATGAAAATTGTACGTCAGCGAACAGAACAGATTGAAAATGAAGTTCGTGATAAAACATTTGCTAAGATTGCTTTGTCTTCTCTTTCCTATAGTGAGCAAATTGCGATTGAAAAAATCATGGAGCAATTGGATGCTAAGGAAGGGTTGCTGGTAGCTAGTCAATTAGCGGATCAGGCTGGATTGACCCGTTCTGTGATCGTTAATGCATTGCGTAAGCTTGCTAGTGCAGGAGTTCTTGAATCGCGTTCTCTTGGTATGAAGGGAACCTATATTAAGGTGCTAAATGATAAATTCCATTCTGAGTTAGAAAAATGGAAAACATCATAA
- a CDS encoding YtrH family sporulation protein — MAQVILTFCVAYGIVIGGSILGGMGAFFSDRAPLLVMSDLAIQLKIMGLVGALGGTFDSFLQIEKLFVGNFSPVLKQLIYIFAAFIGAHLGTISMLWLTQGKAS; from the coding sequence GTGGCTCAAGTCATTTTAACGTTTTGTGTTGCTTATGGAATCGTGATTGGGGGATCAATACTAGGAGGAATGGGTGCTTTTTTTAGTGATCGAGCTCCGTTACTTGTCATGTCAGATCTAGCAATCCAGCTCAAAATTATGGGGCTGGTGGGAGCCCTTGGAGGAACATTTGACTCATTTTTACAAATTGAAAAATTATTTGTCGGCAATTTCTCACCTGTTTTAAAACAGCTCATTTATATTTTTGCAGCGTTTATCGGAGCGCATCTCGGAACGATTTCGATGCTATGGCTGACGCAGGGGAAAGCTTCATGA
- a CDS encoding YitT family protein, with protein MVYMIRKGVALLIGSGLLALGVNGFIIPHQLMDGGLTGIALIINYMAGYKVGLVMIVMSIPIYLYAWFTKRSYFYDSVNGLLLSSFLIDLFSPLQHVSVFTSCSLLFSSILGGLFIGMGIGLLLRFNTTTDGFDLVAKLLSDVIRINIGIVIFVFDIIILLIGALLGDTPHYFYSFLAIMIVSGITFLWNRRGMIQTE; from the coding sequence ATGGTATATATGATACGTAAAGGAGTAGCCTTGCTTATTGGCAGTGGATTACTTGCACTTGGAGTAAACGGTTTCATCATTCCGCATCAATTAATGGACGGCGGCTTGACCGGAATTGCTTTAATAATCAACTATATGGCGGGCTATAAAGTAGGGCTGGTCATGATCGTCATGAGTATTCCAATTTATCTATATGCTTGGTTTACAAAGCGATCTTATTTTTACGATAGTGTTAATGGATTGTTGCTTTCGTCCTTTTTGATTGATTTATTTTCGCCGTTGCAGCATGTCTCTGTATTTACCTCCTGTTCTCTATTATTCAGTAGTATTTTGGGAGGCTTGTTTATTGGCATGGGGATTGGGCTGTTACTTAGATTTAATACAACGACAGATGGATTTGATTTGGTGGCTAAACTTCTATCTGATGTAATACGAATTAATATTGGGATTGTGATCTTTGTATTTGATATCATCATCTTGTTGATAGGCGCACTGCTAGGCGATACGCCCCATTATTTTTATTCTTTTTTAGCGATCATGATCGTATCAGGCATTACTTTTTTGTGGAATCGTCGTGGAATGATCCAGACAGAATAA
- a CDS encoding sporulation protein, with amino-acid sequence MSLFKKMMASVGIGAATVDTRLFKETLLPGELVTGEVHITGGDIQQDIDEIYIYVITHYERENNQNKTKEECILLKHRLTEPFSIEPQETKVYSFSFPLPYATPLTIGRQPVYLRTGLDIKNAIDPGDSDYIEVQPHPMMRNVLEALSTLGFQLYKVDCEWNRRLGQPYPFVQEFEFRPQGRFRKYVDELEVIFFLQENELEVLLEVDKRKRGFAGMLEEAFDMDERYVRLRLTEQDQNRPVRELTAWIEQMIMKSIG; translated from the coding sequence ATGTCGTTATTTAAAAAGATGATGGCGAGTGTAGGAATTGGAGCAGCTACTGTAGACACACGCCTTTTCAAGGAAACATTGCTTCCTGGTGAATTGGTAACAGGCGAGGTTCATATTACGGGAGGAGATATTCAGCAGGATATTGATGAGATTTATATTTATGTTATTACTCATTATGAACGAGAAAATAATCAAAACAAGACAAAAGAAGAATGTATCCTGTTAAAGCATCGTTTGACAGAACCCTTTAGCATTGAACCGCAGGAAACAAAGGTCTATTCGTTTTCATTTCCATTACCTTATGCGACGCCTTTGACGATAGGAAGACAACCGGTCTATTTACGTACAGGCCTAGATATAAAAAATGCAATTGATCCTGGTGACTCGGATTATATTGAGGTACAACCGCATCCGATGATGAGGAACGTATTAGAGGCACTCTCTACATTAGGATTTCAGTTATATAAAGTCGATTGTGAATGGAATCGTCGGCTTGGTCAGCCTTATCCATTTGTACAAGAATTTGAATTTCGGCCACAAGGGCGGTTCCGTAAATATGTAGATGAACTGGAGGTCATTTTCTTTTTACAGGAAAATGAACTAGAGGTTCTGTTAGAGGTTGATAAACGTAAGCGTGGATTTGCAGGCATGCTGGAGGAAGCATTCGATATGGATGAGCGGTATGTGAGGCTGCGTTTAACTGAGCAGGATCAAAATAGACCAGTTCGAGAGCTGACAGCATGGATTGAGCAGATGATTATGAAAAGCATTGGATAG